A region from the Aegilops tauschii subsp. strangulata cultivar AL8/78 chromosome 5, Aet v6.0, whole genome shotgun sequence genome encodes:
- the LOC141022572 gene encoding uncharacterized protein, whose protein sequence is MYIKIESCRLKWYSKNQKQIRADLYKEVVDVITSGETRASAIGVRIVLPRTFPGGDRDMKGRHMDAMAIVHTYGKPDIFLTMTCNPNWEEISDELFPGQTVRDRPDLVARVFHGKLEAMKEMLFKKHILGVVVAYVYVVEFQKRGLPHAHFLLIMDSTYKLIVPEQYDRLISAELPDKHKVSFSIDQPDADGNIDEIKRYIDARVALNAQADLTTVLASENASKSMLTEYFKANQDNPWARNILYKDFPGSFTWQKGKTSFEDLLTVDGRLCGSFTESTGSIDDAFDPTGGEAREVIEESNVEFDVNDTKLASSLNLEQRVAYDEILAAVEHSDGVCSFLMAREVLPVARMGSRGQIIDATLRSSHLWKGMRQLRLVTNMRAHNDTWFVDYLLRVGNSTEEVDDQGNIRLPEDICVPSIGEVDDLEKLIDHVFPSLDDNMSDPNYMTSRAILSTTNDNIDKINIHMVDHFRGEEVIYHSFDSAEDDPYGYYPLEFLNGLTPNGLPPHALKLKLNCHVILLRNIDPANGLCNGTRLVVRGFERNAINEEIMIGQHAGRRVFLPRIPLCPSDNDMFPFKFKRKQFPVRLSFAMTINKAQGQMIPVVGVYLPNPVFSHGQLYVALSRATTKINIKILIEKEREKENGKKQSSKSKKRKRPTLPLQTSMKNIVYKEVLRG, encoded by the exons ATGTACATCAAGATTGAGAGTTGTCGGTTGAAATGGTACAGTAAGAACCAGAAGCAGATTCGTGCTGACCTGTATAAAGAAGTCGTTGATGTGATCACATCCGGGGAGACGCGAGCAAGCGCTATTGGGGTAAGGATAGTGCTCCCTAGAACGTTCCCTGGTGGCGACCGCGACATGAAGGGGAGGCATATGGATGCCATGGCAATCGTCCATACATACGGGAAGCCGGACATCTTCTTGACCATGACATGCAACCCTAACTGGGAAGAGATATCGGATGAGTTGTTTCCTGGTCAGACGGTGCGAGACCGACCTGATCTTGTGGCTCGCGTGTTCCATGGCAAGCTAGAGGCTATGAAAGAGATGCTGTTCAAGAAGCATATCCTGGGTGTTGTTGTCGCTTATGTATACGTAGTCGAGTTCCAAAAGAGGGGCCTCCCCCACGCACACTTTCTGTTGATCATGGATTCGACATACAAGCTCATCGTTCCGGAGCAGTACGACCGACTCATTTCCGCTGAGCTCCCAGACAAGCATAA GGTTTCTTTCAGCATCGACCAACCCGACGCTGATGGCAACATTGATGAGATAAAAAGATACATCGACGCGAG GGTGGCATTGAATGCGCAGGCCGACTTGACCACTGTCCTCGCCTCTGAGAATGCTTCAAAATCCATGTTAACGGAGTATTTCAAGGCTAACCAGGACAACCCGTGGGCTAGGAATATATTGTACAAGGATTTTCCTGGAAGCTTCACATGGCAGAAGG GAAAGACTTCCTTTGAGGACCTGCTCACTGTGGACGGTAGGCTATGTGGGAGCTTTACAGAGTCGACTGGAAG CATTGACGATGCGTTCGACCCAACCGGGGGCGAGGCCAGAGAGGTGATCGAGGAATCCAACGTCGAGTTTGACGTGAACGACACTAAATTGGCATCATCACTAAACTTGGAGCAGAGGGTTGCATATGACGAGATACTAGCTGCAGTCGAACACAGTGATGGGGTGTGTTCTTTCTTGATGGCCCGGGAG GTGCTTCCGGTCGCCAGGATGGGGTCCCGGGGTCAGATAATTGATGCAACCCTCCGAAGTTCACATCTCTGGAAGGGTATGCGCCAGCTAAGGCTCGTAACCAACATGAGGGCTCATAATGACACCTGGTTTGTGGATTACTTGCTAAGGGTAGGCAATAGCACCGAGGAAGTTGATGATCAAGGAAACATACGACTCCCTGAAGATATTTGTGTGCCGTCTATAGGCGAggttgacgacctggagaagctGATTGACCATGTGTTTCCGAGTCTAGATGACAACATGTCTGATCCAAATTACATGACTTCTCGCGCAATCCTCTCCACCACGAATGACAACATCGACAAGATAAACATACACATGGTAGATCATTTTCGTGGAGAAGAAGTAATCTACCATAGCTTTGACAGTGCAGAGGACGACCCATATGGCTACTACCCTCTCGAGTTCCTGAATGGATTGACTCCCAATGGTCTGCCTCCGCATGCACTCAAACTGAAGCTCAACTGCCATGTCATACTTTTGAGGAACATTGATCCGGCTAATGGACTATGTAACGGGACGAGGCTTGTAGTGCGAGGTTTCGAGAGGAACGCCATCAACGAAGAAATCATGATTGGACAACATGCAGGTAGGAGGGTCTTCCTTCCTCGAATACCACTATGCCCGTCTGACAACGACATGTTTCCATTCAAGTTCAAGAGGAAGCAATTTCCTGTAAGGCTTAGCTTTGCTATGACGATTAACAAGGCTCAAGGACAGATGATTCCGGTCGTTGGCGTGTACCTACCTAATCCAGTGTTCTCTCATGGTCAACTCTATGTCGCATTGTCTAGAGCCACCACGAAGATAAACATAAAGATCCTCATtgagaaggagagggagaaggagaatGGCAAGAAGCAAAGCAGTAAATCAAAGAAGCGAAAAAGACCTACCTTGCCTTTACAGACCTCGATGAAGAACATTGTCTATAAGGAAGTCCTTAGAGGCTGA